From Oscillospiraceae bacterium, one genomic window encodes:
- the typA gene encoding translational GTPase TypA, with protein MKRTDLRNIAIVAHVDHGKTTLVDGLLRQSGTFRENQVVAERVMDSNDLERERGITILAKNTSIHYNGIKINVIDTPGHADFSGEVERVLKMVDGVLLLVDAAEGPMPQTRFVLQKALSMGHKVIVVVNKIDRPDARIYEVVDEVLDLLIALNANDEQLDSPVIFCSGRDGTASMAPEGPFVDFGPLFEIILSHIDPPDIDPDGPTQMLVSSLDYNDYVGRICIGKIERGVLSKGQDITICDFHGAHAPYRSKAVNLYSIEGLERVPMDSVGAGDIVCVSGIENITIGDTICALDKAEPIPFVKISEPTVEMTFSVNDGPFAGKEGKYVTSRHLRERLMKELLKDVSLRVSETETTESFKVCGRGEMHLSILIETMRREGYEFMVGAPKVLYKEIDGQKCEPVERLVCDQPQQYVGAVMEKIGARKGDLVEMLPQGDHIRLEFLIPSRGLFGYRSDFLTDTHGEGIMSSVFDSYAPVKGEITRRQNGALVAFESGEAVTYGLYNAQERGELFITPNTKVYEGMVVGESPKPGDLCVNVCKKKHITNMRASGSDDALRLIPPRQLSLEACIEFIAEDELIEVTPKSLRLRKRILSNEQRAKLRSKL; from the coding sequence TTGAAAAGAACCGATTTAAGAAATATCGCCATCGTTGCACACGTCGACCACGGCAAGACCACGCTCGTCGACGGACTGCTGCGCCAGAGCGGAACATTCCGTGAAAATCAAGTGGTCGCCGAACGCGTAATGGACAGCAACGACCTTGAACGCGAACGCGGCATTACGATTTTAGCAAAAAATACATCCATCCATTATAACGGAATTAAGATCAACGTCATCGACACCCCTGGGCACGCCGATTTTTCCGGTGAAGTCGAGCGTGTTTTAAAAATGGTCGACGGTGTGCTTTTGCTTGTCGACGCTGCCGAAGGTCCGATGCCCCAGACCCGTTTTGTGCTTCAAAAGGCGCTCTCGATGGGACACAAGGTCATCGTGGTTGTCAATAAGATCGACCGCCCCGACGCGCGCATCTATGAGGTCGTCGACGAGGTCTTGGACCTATTGATCGCATTGAATGCTAACGACGAACAGCTGGACAGCCCGGTCATTTTCTGTTCGGGCCGCGACGGCACAGCCTCAATGGCACCCGAAGGCCCGTTTGTGGATTTTGGGCCGCTGTTTGAGATCATCCTCTCTCACATCGACCCGCCCGATATCGATCCCGACGGCCCGACTCAAATGCTGGTCTCGTCGCTCGATTATAATGATTATGTCGGCAGAATCTGCATCGGCAAGATCGAACGCGGCGTGCTGAGCAAGGGTCAGGATATCACCATCTGCGACTTCCACGGCGCCCACGCGCCCTATCGCTCAAAGGCGGTCAATCTTTATTCCATCGAGGGCCTTGAACGGGTCCCGATGGACAGCGTCGGCGCGGGCGACATCGTCTGCGTCTCGGGCATCGAGAATATTACCATCGGCGACACGATCTGCGCGCTCGACAAAGCGGAGCCGATCCCGTTCGTCAAAATCTCCGAGCCGACCGTCGAGATGACCTTCTCGGTCAACGACGGCCCGTTCGCCGGCAAAGAGGGCAAATACGTCACCTCCCGCCACCTGCGTGAGCGCCTGATGAAAGAACTGCTCAAAGACGTCTCCCTGCGTGTCAGCGAGACCGAGACCACCGAGAGCTTCAAGGTCTGCGGCAGAGGCGAGATGCATCTTTCGATCCTGATTGAAACGATGCGTCGCGAGGGTTATGAATTCATGGTCGGTGCGCCGAAAGTATTATATAAAGAGATTGACGGTCAAAAATGTGAGCCGGTCGAACGGCTCGTCTGTGACCAGCCCCAGCAGTATGTCGGCGCAGTCATGGAGAAGATCGGCGCGCGCAAGGGCGATCTGGTTGAGATGCTGCCGCAGGGCGACCACATCCGGTTGGAGTTTTTAATCCCGTCACGCGGTCTGTTCGGTTACCGCAGCGATTTTCTGACCGACACCCACGGGGAGGGCATCATGAGCAGCGTCTTTGACAGTTATGCACCGGTTAAGGGCGAGATCACCCGCCGCCAAAACGGCGCTTTGGTCGCGTTCGAGAGCGGCGAAGCGGTCACTTACGGCTTGTATAACGCCCAGGAGCGCGGCGAACTGTTTATCACGCCGAACACCAAGGTCTATGAAGGCATGGTCGTCGGCGAATCGCCCAAACCCGGCGATCTCTGCGTCAACGTCTGCAAGAAAAAACACATCACCAATATGCGCGCGTCCGGAAGCGACGATGCGCTGCGTCTGATCCCGCCGCGCCAGCTGTCGCTCGAGGCCTGCATCGAGTTCATCGCCGAGGACGAGCTGATCGAGGTCACGCCCAAATCCCTTCGCCTGCGCAAGCGTATCCTCAGCAATGAACAGAGGGCGAAGTTACGCTCGAAGTTATAA